Proteins from one Brevibacillus humidisoli genomic window:
- a CDS encoding polysaccharide deacetylase family protein has protein sequence MGAQPIYRGNPQKPAVSFMVNVAWGNEYLTAMLDTFAKYKVKTTFFLDGSWVSKYPDLAKKIYDNGHEIGNHAYSHPDMSRIGQDRIRQEIGKTQAVIEKTLGIKPMLFAPPSGAYTQQVVEIAHREFGMKTILWTADTVDWRKPAVSEMVQRVNKQLGHGVLVLMHPTEASQKGLEQLLKAAIAKGFVPTTVSEVLSSKRIDPR, from the coding sequence TTGGGAGCACAGCCGATCTATCGGGGCAACCCGCAAAAACCGGCCGTCTCATTCATGGTGAACGTCGCTTGGGGCAATGAATACCTGACAGCAATGCTGGATACATTTGCCAAATACAAGGTGAAAACAACTTTTTTTCTCGATGGTTCCTGGGTGTCCAAGTACCCTGATTTGGCGAAAAAAATCTACGATAACGGCCATGAGATTGGAAACCATGCTTATTCCCACCCTGACATGAGCCGCATCGGGCAGGATCGGATTCGGCAAGAAATAGGCAAAACCCAAGCCGTCATCGAGAAGACGCTGGGTATCAAACCGATGTTGTTTGCGCCTCCCTCGGGCGCTTACACACAGCAGGTAGTGGAGATCGCCCACCGTGAATTCGGGATGAAAACCATTCTGTGGACAGCGGATACGGTCGATTGGCGCAAACCGGCTGTCAGTGAAATGGTGCAGCGGGTGAACAAACAATTGGGGCATGGGGTACTGGTCTTGATGCACCCCACCGAAGCATCGCAAAAGGGACTGGAGCAGCTGCTCAAAGCGGCGATTGCCAAAGGTTTCGTGCCGACAACTGTATCAGAAGTGTTGTCCAGCAAGCGCATCGATCCGCGGTAA
- a CDS encoding M16 family metallopeptidase — protein MIQRHICENGLRIVTEKIPSVRSVALGVWVRTGSKFESEGNNGISHFLEHMFFKGTKTRSAKEIAESFDEIGGNVNAFTSKEYTCYYARILDQHAVMALDILSDMYFHSVFDEEELEKEKNVVIEEIGMYEDTPDDLVHDLIAKASYSDHPLGYSILGTEEVLRGLAKQDLLSYTDGHYTPANTVVTVAGNFDDQLIEEIKKRFSLYRRPGVSRHVESPRFTSKSIIQSKATEQAHLCIAFPGLPVGHDDIYSLILLNNLLGGSMSSRLFQEIREERGLAYSVYSYHSAYSDTGMFTIYTGTAPEQVGQVFEITTSILDDVRQNGISDKELNKGKEQLKGSLMLSLESTSSRMSRLGKNELLLERHLSLDEIIAKIDRVSTDSISAIANRLFRSPLALAMVSPLEHFPNNVRSDVLVS, from the coding sequence GTGATTCAACGACATATTTGTGAGAACGGTCTTCGGATCGTAACAGAGAAGATTCCCTCTGTTCGCTCCGTTGCACTGGGAGTCTGGGTTCGGACGGGCTCCAAGTTTGAGAGTGAAGGGAACAATGGAATCTCGCATTTTTTGGAACACATGTTTTTTAAGGGAACCAAAACCCGATCGGCAAAAGAAATCGCTGAGAGCTTCGACGAAATCGGCGGCAACGTGAACGCCTTCACTTCTAAAGAGTACACCTGCTATTACGCCCGCATCTTGGACCAGCATGCGGTGATGGCACTTGATATTCTGTCTGACATGTACTTTCATTCCGTCTTTGATGAGGAAGAGTTGGAAAAGGAAAAAAATGTGGTCATTGAAGAGATTGGCATGTACGAGGATACGCCAGATGATCTCGTCCACGACTTGATCGCCAAAGCGAGCTACAGTGATCATCCGCTCGGTTATTCCATCCTCGGTACCGAAGAGGTACTGCGCGGCCTAGCCAAGCAAGATCTGCTCTCGTATACCGATGGGCATTACACCCCGGCCAACACGGTGGTTACGGTCGCGGGCAACTTTGATGACCAGTTAATCGAGGAGATCAAAAAGCGCTTTTCTCTCTACCGGCGGCCAGGTGTTTCTCGCCATGTGGAGTCTCCCCGGTTTACATCCAAGTCTATCATTCAATCGAAGGCAACGGAGCAGGCACACTTATGTATCGCCTTTCCTGGGTTGCCCGTCGGACATGATGATATCTATTCGCTCATTCTGCTGAACAATCTGTTGGGTGGCAGCATGAGTTCACGACTGTTTCAAGAGATTCGGGAAGAGCGTGGCTTAGCCTATTCGGTCTACTCATATCACTCTGCCTACAGCGATACCGGGATGTTTACGATCTACACCGGCACTGCACCGGAACAAGTTGGACAAGTGTTTGAGATAACGACCAGTATCTTGGATGACGTCCGTCAAAATGGCATTAGCGACAAAGAACTAAACAAGGGGAAAGAGCAGTTGAAAGGCAGTTTGATGCTCAGCTTGGAGAGCACAAGCAGCAGAATGAGTCGTCTGGGCAAAAACGAGTTGTTGCTGGAGCGGCACCTTAGTCTGGATGAGATTATCGCCAAGATTGACCGTGTCAGCACCGACTCGATCTCGGCAATCGCCAATCGGTTGTTCCGCTCGCCATTGGCACTGGCGATGGTTAGCCCACTTGAACACTTCCCCAACAATGTACGCAGCGATGTACTGGTATCGTAA